A segment of the Desulfofundulus kuznetsovii DSM 6115 genome:
CCGGTGGGAAAACCGGCGCCGCCCCTGCCCCGCAGGCCGGAGATCTTTACTTCTTCAATTACCTGTTCGGGGGTCATTTCAAACAGGGCTTTGGTCAGGGCCAGATAACCGTCACTGGCCACATAGTCGGCAATTTCTTCGGGATTGATGTGCCCGCAATTGGCGAGCACCAGGCGCTTTTGCTTGGCGTAAAAGGGAACGGTCTCGTAGGTGAGGGATTTTTCACCGGTGGCGGGATCAACGTAGAGCAGGCGCTCAACCACCTGCCCCCCAACCAGGTGGCTGGCCACAATTTCGGGGATGTCCTCCAGTTGGACACGGGTGTAGAAAACTTTCTGGGGCTCTACAATCATCAGCGGACCCTGTTCGCAAAAACCGTGGCAGCCGGTAATTTTTACCGTCACCTTGTCCTGCAGGCCGTGCCTGGCCAGCTCTTCCCGCAGAGCATCCACCAGTTTGCGGGAACCGGAAGATGTACAGCCCGTACCGGCACATATGAGAACCTGCCGCCTGGAGCTGTCCGCAGGCAGGTGAATATTCTCCAGAAATTCCTTGAACCTGGCCCGGCAGTTTTCATCATCGTGACACAGGGGCCCCTGCTGGCGACATTTAATATAATCCTGGCAGGGGCTGGATGGAGAATGGAAGCACTTTTCACAGCATTTATCCATTAATGACTTCATCTCTGGCACCGCCCCCTCATTACTTGTACTGTTCAAGAACCTCAGCCGCCCGCTCTGGAGTCAGCCGGCCATGAGTATCGTCATTAACCATCATCACCGGAGCGAGACCGCAGGCCCCCAGGCAGGCCACCGTTTCCAGGGTGTAGCGCAGGTCGGCGGTGGTTTCGTTTCTGCCCACGCCAAGCTTCTCCGATACCGATTCAAATACCCGGGCCGCCCCCCGCACGTGGCAGGCCGTCCCCTGGCAGATTCTGATAATATTCCGCCCCCGGGGTTTTAAGTGAAACTGGGCGTAAAAGGTGGCCACCCCGAAGACCTTGCTGAAGGGAACTTTTAGCTCGGCGGCTATCCTTTGCATCACTTCCCCGGGCAGGTACCCGTAAATCTCCTGAGCTTCCTGCAACAGCGGGATGAGCGCCCCTTTAGTGCCCCGGTACTGCTCAAAAACCTTCTCCAGGGCTTCTTTTTTAGCCGCATCATCCTGACCGCATCCACACTGACAGCTCACCAGAATTTCCCTCCTCCCATTGCTCTCCCTTGCAGGTGCAAACAAACCCGCTTACTAATACAGCCAACAGCCTGCGCATTACGGGTGCACAGGCTTTACCAGCGGGTGTAAACAACCCGCTCCTCGGTAACCAGAATGTGCACCGGGCAATCGTGGGGGCCGGCATAAACCTGCGGGCGGATCTGCAACTCAAAGGCCAGGGCCAGCCAAACAGTATCCGGCCTGGTGCGGGGCAGGAAGCGGTCATAAAAGCCACCGCCATAACCCAAACGGTTGCCTTTCAGGTCAAAGGCCACCCCGGGCACCACCACCAGATCCAGTTCCTGGGGCTCCAGAGGGCGCAGGCACTCCGGGCGGGGTTCTAAAATGCCCCACGTTCCCGGTGCCAGATCGCCCGGGTATTCCAGCAACAAGGAGGGGGTGAGCCGCCTGCAGGCCACATCGGTCACCGGCACGGCCACCCTTTTGCCCCGGGCCATGGATTCCATGATCAGGGCGCCGGTCTGCACCTCGTTGCGGAAGTCAACATAGGCCATGAGAGTCCGGGCCCTTTGAAACTCCTCCAGGGACAGCACGCGGCGCAAAATCCGCCCGCTTTTTTCGGCTATTTCTCCCGGAGAAAGACTGCCCCGTGCTTTTAAGACATCTTTTCTTAATTCGCCCTTGCCCACCAGAAATCCTCCAGCTGTCAGATTTCAATAAAAATTTTTAATTAGTTCATGAAAAAACAATTCGCCGGCAATGAAAAAGTTCCTTCATTAATGAGCCGGCGATTCACTGGATCATAATTAACGGTATTCCGCTGTGACTTCTTTCCCCTTTTTCCTGAGCAAACGGATTAATTGTTCGATAGTCCGGTGTTTGTAAGTGCAATCCCCGGCCGGGTTGACGGCCAGCCCTACGATAAAATGGATCAAGTCCGCCTCGAGCAGGGTGACCGCCAGCCGGCTGGCGCCGTCCCGGGCCTTCTGCAAATCTTCGAGGGGCACCCCCTGGCGCAGGTGTTCCAGGGCGTAAAGCACGGTCAGGGTACCTTCGGTAACCAGGTCAATGCCGGTAATGATGCCTACCGGTGGCACCCGGTCGCTGTGGGTGGAAAGGTCCACCTCTATTTCCCTGCCCAGAACGCGGGCCACAATGCTGGCCGTGGTACCCCCGCAGACCACCTTCACCCCGGGCGAGCGCACCAGTTTTTCCACCACCAGGGCATCGGCGGACCTGTCCATGGGGGGCCCGATCATTACCGTCACCTTACGGGGGGCGAGGGCTTTCACTACCACCACGCTGGTATCGTCACCCGGCCGGCCGGCATAAAGCTGGTGGCACCGCTGGATTAGTTCCCTGGCCCAGGCTGCTGCATCCAGGTTTTTTGCGGCAAGCTCCAGGAGAAAGCTGCGCACCCCGTCCCAGCCCCAGCCCCGGTTAAGGACGCCGCCAATACCCGCGTGCACCACCCCGTCGCTGATCAGCACCAGCCAGTCCCCTTCCCGGAAATCGAAAAAAGCTTCCGTAATTTCTTTGTCATTGATCACCCGCCGGATACGGCTGATTTCCCTCAACCGGTCCCCGTGGCCCAGGAAGGCCCTGGGGTTGTCGTATTCCACCAGATAAACCCGGCCGCCGGCCATAACCTGCAGGATGGAGAAGGTGCTGTAGGCCAGCTTGCGCACCCTGCAGGTGGGCAGGGTCTGCACCAGGGTTTCAATGACTTCCTCGATTTCCCCGCCCATGCGCAGCATGGTGGCGGCAGTTTTGGTGGTCAAAGAAGAGAGAATATTGGCCTTCACCCCGCTGCCCAGGCCGTCGGAGAGGACCACGATGGTGGAAGAGCGGGTTCGAACCACCTCGATGCTGTCGCCGCAGAGCTCTTCCCCGGCCTTATTTAGCTGAGCCCTCCCAATGTCAAGGGAAATTTTCATGAAAACTCGCCGCTCGCTGGAATACCCCCGATTTTATCCGGGGGAAGAGAGCGGCTCACCCCCCTTATCTACAGCCACTACTCCTGCATCAGGCGAATTAACTGGCTGAGCAAAACCTTGGTCTCCGCCGTGGTTTCCCCCAGCAGGCCGGCAATTTCCTGGGCCACCTTCATTTGCTTGTTAATGACCTCCTGGGCCCGCTTGATGGTCTGGGCCTTCATTTGCCTTAACTCTTCCTGCTGGCGCTTCTCGTGGGTGATGTCCACCAGGATGCCCACCACAACCTCCCCCTTTTCCAGGGGAAAGATTACTTCCCGGATGATCCGGTCGTGTTCGTCATAGGTATGCAAAACGTTCAAGGGTTCCCCGGTGGCCAGCACCCGGCGGAAGTTGGTGGCATCGAGCAGTTGATCCAGCTTCCGCCCGGTAATTTCTTTCCCCTGCCAGCCAAACATCTCCCGGGCCGCCGGGTTTACCTCCAGGATCTCCAGGTGCCGGTTCACAATAATACAGCCGTTGGGCATGGCATTGATCACCAGGTTGGACATGGATTCCGCCCGGCGCCGCATGTAGGGGATGCACATCTGCACCTCGGCCATCCCCCAGTACACCGCCGCAGCCTTTTCCCGGCAGGAGTTGTAGCCGCAGGCACCGCAATTTAATTCGTCCTGGGGTGTGTACTTGCCCGTTTGGGCCAGTATTTGTTTGATGGCTTCCTCAGGCGGTTCGGGCCGGTAAATCTTGCGTTCCCGGTAGCGACGCCGGAGCACGTCCAGGGGCAGGGGCTTGGTCTCCTCGTCCCCCTTGAGGGGAGCCGCGGGGGGCCTGGCCCGGAAGTATTCAATAATCCTCTGGCGGCGCACGAAAATATCCCCGGCAGTCTCCATGAGGGGGCCGGCAATACACCCGCCGTTACAGGCCAGCAATTCCATGAAGGCCGGGGGGTGTTTGATTTCCCCCCGCTGCAGCTGGGAAAGGAAATCAATGCAGTTGACCAGCCCCGAGATGGCCACCACCCGGGTATCAAGCATGTCCGTGCTTAAAGATAAAGTATGCAGCGCACCGCCTTCCACAGGAAAAAGACGCGCCCGCTGTGGATGGGGAGGGTCAAAGTCAACGGCTTCAAACCGGTCGGGGGAAAGCCCTTCCTCCTTGAACCACTGCCAGAGTTCGTCAAATCCCAGCACCTCATCAACGGCATCGGGAAATTGCCTGGCTTCTTCTTTTTTGGCGATACAGGGTCCGACGAAGACCACCCGGCTCTGCGGGTGGTTTTGTTTGATCCATCGCCCGTGGGCCACCATGGGGGACACCAGGGGAGCAAGCCTGGAAATTAACTCCGGGTAGTATTTTTCCACCAGGTTCACCACCACCGGGCAGGCAGTGGAAACGTACGATGTGTCTCCGGGCAATTGCTTTTGCGCCCGGCAGACCAGTTCCGCCCCCCAGGAAGTTTCCTGCACCAGGGCAAATCCCAGGGCTTTGAGCATGGCGGGCAGGGCCAGGGCATACCCGGGGGGCAACATGGCCGCAAAGGAAGGGGCCACGCTGGCCACCACAGGGTCGCCGCAGGCCAGCAATTTCTTAACCCGCTCCTGGCTTGAGGACACCTTTTTCGCCCCCTGGGGGCAGGTTAAAACACACCGGCCGCAAAGGACGCAAAGGTCTTCCACAATGCGGGCACGCAGCTTGTCGTTTTCCGCCTCGATACGGATGGCCTTGACCGGACAGGAACGGATGCAGCGGTAACAGTCCCGGCAGCGGTCGGCCACGGTGGTGATGGGAAAGGATGCCTGTTCACCCACTAAAAGTGCCCCCCTTCAAGACCTGAGTTATCCCCACTTTCCAACTACCCTGTTTTGGCTCCCGCTCGCTCCAGTGAGCCTCGCGGGCCAAACTAATGCTCGGTTCAAAGCTCCGGCAGGCTTCCCGGCAAATTCGGCATCCTGCCTCAGTTGCCGGCCTCGGGCATCCATGCCCTCGGGCCTGCCTTCGCTTTTCACCTCGCTAAGTTTGGCTGGCCGCTCGGCTCAAGTCGCTCGCTACCGAGCCAAAACAGGGGCTTGTAAAAAAACTGGGATACTTCAGCTTCAAGACAGCCTCTACCCTGAAAATAGTAATTGCCTGCAAAACGGCAGTGACGCTGAAAGCGTCATGGGTGTCAATTCTACGATAAAGGACGGGGTTCCTGCCCCGTCCCTTGTCGCACCGCCCTTCCTTAAACCACCCAGGGCGGCTCGGCCTTGATGGCAATCTTAGTCCTGAAGACTTCTTCGGCGTTATCCAGGGTTACGTTGGTAATGATTTCGTCGTTGACCTTAATGCTCACTCCCCGGTCGCAGTGCTCCAGGCAGAAGGTTCCCTTCAGATGCACGTAATCGGCGATGCCCATCTGCCGCGCCAGGGTCATGAACTTATTTAAAATGTCATAAGAACCTTTGAGGTAACAATTGGTACCCACGCAAACCGCTACCTCCACCGGGCGCTCTTCCCGGCGGTCGCTCACTTCCACGGGCTTGCCGCTGATGCGCCGCCGCGGGTAGTAGCGGGTATGCAGGGCCTGGTGGGTATTGGCGTTGGCCGGGCCGCCAAACCACCGTTCCAGGGCCCTGGTGACAAAAATGTTGTCCTGGGGCCTGTGTAGCTGTTCCGCCCGGTCCAGGGCGTAAAGGCCCTTCATGCGCCCCAGCCGGGAAGCGGTATTGTTGGGGTAAGGCTGACCGCCGCCGCCAAGGCAGCCGCCGGGACAGGCCATCACTTCCACGGCATGATAGAAGGCTTCCCCCGATTTGATACGGTTGATGAGCTTCTCAGCATTGGCCAGGCCGTTTACCACCGCCAGTTTGAGGTTTTGCCCGCCGATCTCCAGTTCCGCCTCCTTAATTCCCTGTATACCCCGCACGGGGTAAAAATCCACCCGCCCCACATCACCGGGGGACTGCTGGGCCGCAACAAAGCGCACCACCGATTCCATCACTCCGCCCGAGGCACCGTAAATGACCGCCGCGCCCGAACCCATCCCCAGGGGATTGTCAAACACTTCCGGCTCCAGCTCGTTAAAGACAATGCCCGCTTCCTTAATCATCTGGGCCAGCTCCATGGTAGTGAGGACGAAATCCACATCGGGGACGCCCCCGGTGGTAAATTCGGGCCGTCTGGCTTCAAACTTTTTAGCCGTACAGGGCATTACCGACACGCAGACCACCTGTTCCGGGCTCCTGCCAATCTCCCGGGCGTAATGCTTCTTCACCAGGGAACCGAACATCTGCTGGGGAGACCGGCAGGTGGACAGGTTTTCCAGGAGGTCGGCGTGGAACTGCTCGGCATATTTCACCCAGGCCGGACAGCAGGAGGTGAACAGGGGCAGCCTGCCGCCCTTTTCCAGCCGGCCCAGCAGCTCCATCCCTTCCTCGATGGTGGTCATATCGGCAGTAAACAGGGTGTCAAACACGCGGTCAAAACCTATTTTCCGCAGGGCCGCCACCATTTGCCCGGTGGCCTTTTCCCCGGGCAGGAGGCCGAATTCCTCGCCGATGGCCACCCTTACCGCCGGAGCCACCTGCACCACCACCACTTTATCCGGATCGTGGATGGCGTCCCAAACCTTATCCACTTCCGACTTGACCGTCAGGGCACCGGTAGGGCACACGGCCACACATTGACCGCAGCTGACACAGGCCACTTCCTGCAGGGGTTTGCCAAAGGCGGTAGTTACCTGGGTTTTGGAACCCCGGAAGGCAAAGTCCCAGATCCCCAGCCCCTGGACCTCCTTGCACATGCGCACGCAGTCGCCGCAGAGGATGCACTTGTTGGGGTTCTTTACCAGGGCCGGGGAAGTATTATCCACCGGCATCTTTTTATCCCGCTGGCCGAAGCGGACCTCCGTAACCCCCATCTGGCGGGCCAGCTGCTGCAGTTTGCAGCTGCCGCTGCGCCCGCAGCTGGTACATTCCCGGTCGTGGTTGGCCAGGAGCAGTTCGATAATCATGCGGCGCAACCGGCGGGTGCGGGGGGTGCTGGTGTGAATAACCATGCCGTCGGCTGGAGGCGTTGAACAGGAGGCCACCAGCCCCCGGCCCTCCACCTCCACCATGCACATGCGGCAGGCCCCGTAAACGCTCAATTCCGAGTGGTAGCAAAAGGTAGGCAGCTTGATACCGGCCCGGCGCACTACTTCCAGGATGTTCCTGGCATCATTTATTTCCACCACATGACCATCTACGGTAACTTTCCCTGTAGACATACCCATTGGCACTTCCTTTCCTCATGATATCAGGCGGTGTAAACAGCGCCGAACTTGCATTTCTCCATGCAGGTGCCGCACTTAATGCATTTAACCAGGTCAATGGTGTGGGGCTGTTTTTTCTCACCGCTGATGGCTTCCACCGGGCAGTTCCTGGCACATAAACCGCAGCCCCTGCATTTTTCCTGGTCAATAAAGTAACTGAGCAGTGCCTTGCAGACTCCCGCCGGACATTTTTTCTCCCGCACATGGGCTTCGTATTCATCACGGAAGTAGCGCAGGGTGGTGAGCACGGGGTTGGGAGCAGTCTTGCCCAGGCCGCAGAGGGCACCGTCCTTGACCACCAGGGCCAGCTCTTCCAGAAGGTGCAGGTCATCCTCCGTGGCCTTGCCCCTGGTGATTTTGGTCAGAAGCTCCAGCATCCGCCTGGTACCTTCCCGGCAGGGAACACATTTACCGCAGGACTCGTTTTGCACGAAGGTCATGAAAAACTTGGCCACTTCCACCATACAGCTGTCCTGACCGATGACCACCATACCGCCGGAGCCAATCATCGCCCCCGCCTGCTGGAGGGAGTCGAAATCCAGGGGCAGGTCCAGGTGCTCTTCCGTCAGGCAGCCTCCGGAAGGCCCTCCGATCTGCACCGCCTTGAACTTTTTGCCTTCCCGCAGCCCACCGCCGATGGAAAAAACCACTTCCCGCAGGGTAATGCCCATGGGCACCTCCACCAGACCGGTGTGGGCCACCTGACCGGCCAGGGCAAAGGTTTTGGTACCGGGGCTCTTGGGAGTGCCGTACTGCTTGAACCAGCCCGCTCCCCGGGAGATAATAGGAGCCACGTTGGCCAGGGTTTCCACGTTATTGATGATGGTCGGGCAGCCCCAGAGGCCGCTCTGGGCCGGGAAGGGAGGACGGGGACGGGGCATGCCGCGCTGGCCCTCAATGGAGGCAATCAAAGCTGTTTCCTCGCCGCAGACAAAGGCGCCGGCACCCTCTTTAATGTGGATGCGAAAAGCGAATCCGCTGCCCAGGATGTTATCGCCCAGAAAGCCAAGAGCTTCGGCATCAGCCACGGCCTTTTTCAACCGTTTTACCGCCAGGGGGTATTCGGCCCGGACGTAAATGTACCCTTCGTCCGCACCGATGGCATAACCAGCAATCATCATCCCTTCCAGCACCCGGTGAGGAGCGCCTTCCATCACGCTGCGGTCCATGAAGGCCCCGGGGTCGCCTTCGTCGCCGTTACAAATGACATATTTTTTGTCCCCCGCGGCAGACCGGGCAAAGGCCCACTTCCGGCCGGTGGGAAAACCCGCTCCGCCACGGCCGCGCAGACCCGAGTCCATTACTTCCTTAATTACGTCTTCGGGAGTCATTTCAAAAAGGGCTTTTTCCAGGGCCTGATAACCGCCGTGGGCCAGGTAATCATTGATATCCTCCGGGTTAACCAGGCCGCACAATTCCAGGGCCACCCGCACCTGATTCTGGTAAAAGGGAATATCCTCCTCCCGGGCCACCACCTGGCCGGTAACCGGATGATGATAGAGCAACCTTTCTACGGGTCGTTTATGGACAATGTGCTCTTCAACGATCTCCGGGACGTCCTCTTTTTTGACCTTTAGATACAACACCCCTTCCGGCTCAAATCGCACCAGGGGACCCATCTGGCAAAACCCGTGGCAGCCGCTGATATTTAAAGCGGTCCCGGCGTTTTCCTCCTCTTGCACCAGCTCTAATTTATAAGGTAAACCTCTTTTGACCAGTTCCTCCCGGAAGGCTTCGTATACGCCCAGGGAGCCGTTGGCCACACAACCGGTACCGGCACAGATTAAAATGCGCAGCTTTTCTTTTTCCAGGGCCCCCCTGGCCCGCTCTGTGAGCGCCTGCAAATCCTGCCTTGATTTAAGCATGGACTTCCCTCCGTTCTTCTTTGCTTTCCCCCGATTTTATAGCCCGCAACACCCTTAAAACATCTTCGGGCGTCATCTGCCCGTGCACTTCCCGGTCGTTAATGGTTACCACCGGAGCCAGCCCACAGGCCCCCAGGCAGGATACCGTTTCCACCGTAAACTGCAGGTCATCGGTTGTCTGCTGGCCTTCCGCAAGTCCCAGTTCCTTGCGCAGGGCAAAATGGATCGGTTCGGAACCCCGCACGTGGCAGGCCGTGCCGTCACAAACCCGGATGACATATTTGCCCTTGGGAACCAGGGAAAACTGGGCGTAGAAGGTGGCCACCCCGTAGACCACCGCCGGCGGAATATTTAAAGCCGTGGCAATATAGGTCAGTACTTCTTCGGGCAGGTAGCGGTACTCTTGCTGCACTTCCTGCAGGATGGCAATCAAATGCGACACCTTACCCCCGTAACGGGCGATAATTTCCTGCAACTTTTCAAACTTTCTGCCCGTTCCCTCCATACAAACCCCTCCCACTCTTCAAAAGTTTTAGACTTTACCGATTCAAATTTTAATGATTTTTCCGCATACTACAATGAAAGCTAAATAAACAACATAAAACACATAAATCTCTTTAAAAAAGAAAAAAACCCGTGGCTGGGTTTTGGAAGTTATCAGATACTGCCGCAAAACTAGAAACTAGATGGGCGGCGGTCGTCCCACAAGGAGCGACATTGCGGAGGGCCGGATACGAAACACGGCGCTGCCGAGGTTAGCGAACCGGCAGCGCGAATCGCGCTGGTAGCAGTATCGATAGAATGATTGAGCTACTTATGCTATAACTATCCATGAGGAAAAAAGACTTTCGACGCATATGCAGCGCTGCCAGGTTCGCTCCGAGGCAAGCCGATGTTTCGTCCGGCCCGTAGCACGGAGCGACGGGGGACGACCGCCGTCCCGATAGTTATGCAACAGTATCTATCAGGAACTGAACAGGTTGACCAGGGTATATATTTTTAACGGCCTGCCCACGGTGCCATATCTTAAATCAACCTTGACGTAACCGATCTGCTCCAGGTAATCCATATAACGTCTTACAGTTACCCGGGAAAGCCCCACCCCGGTGGCTATTTCTTCCGAAGAAACACCCGTTTCATTATGTTCCTCCAGATATGATAAAACCTGCTTTAAAGTCACCTTATTGAGCCCTTTGGGGAAGTCCGGCCAGAATTCCTGCTCGGATTCATCTTCCCCCGTCCGCTCTCCCGGCCGGCTATCGCCGGCTCTTAAGTGCTCCCCCGGCGGGGAAACCGGGTCACAGACAGTGGTTGTACCGGCAGCTGTTTCCTGTCTGGCAGTGAGGTGCAAAACCAGCGGCT
Coding sequences within it:
- the nuoE gene encoding NADH-quinone oxidoreductase subunit NuoE; the protein is MSCQCGCGQDDAAKKEALEKVFEQYRGTKGALIPLLQEAQEIYGYLPGEVMQRIAAELKVPFSKVFGVATFYAQFHLKPRGRNIIRICQGTACHVRGAARVFESVSEKLGVGRNETTADLRYTLETVACLGACGLAPVMMVNDDTHGRLTPERAAEVLEQYK
- a CDS encoding 5-formyltetrahydrofolate cyclo-ligase, translated to MGKGELRKDVLKARGSLSPGEIAEKSGRILRRVLSLEEFQRARTLMAYVDFRNEVQTGALIMESMARGKRVAVPVTDVACRRLTPSLLLEYPGDLAPGTWGILEPRPECLRPLEPQELDLVVVPGVAFDLKGNRLGYGGGFYDRFLPRTRPDTVWLALAFELQIRPQVYAGPHDCPVHILVTEERVVYTRW
- a CDS encoding SpoIIE family protein phosphatase translates to MKISLDIGRAQLNKAGEELCGDSIEVVRTRSSTIVVLSDGLGSGVKANILSSLTTKTAATMLRMGGEIEEVIETLVQTLPTCRVRKLAYSTFSILQVMAGGRVYLVEYDNPRAFLGHGDRLREISRIRRVINDKEITEAFFDFREGDWLVLISDGVVHAGIGGVLNRGWGWDGVRSFLLELAAKNLDAAAWARELIQRCHQLYAGRPGDDTSVVVVKALAPRKVTVMIGPPMDRSADALVVEKLVRSPGVKVVCGGTTASIVARVLGREIEVDLSTHSDRVPPVGIITGIDLVTEGTLTVLYALEHLRQGVPLEDLQKARDGASRLAVTLLEADLIHFIVGLAVNPAGDCTYKHRTIEQLIRLLRKKGKEVTAEYR
- a CDS encoding [Fe-Fe] hydrogenase large subunit C-terminal domain-containing protein; this translates as MGEQASFPITTVADRCRDCYRCIRSCPVKAIRIEAENDKLRARIVEDLCVLCGRCVLTCPQGAKKVSSSQERVKKLLACGDPVVASVAPSFAAMLPPGYALALPAMLKALGFALVQETSWGAELVCRAQKQLPGDTSYVSTACPVVVNLVEKYYPELISRLAPLVSPMVAHGRWIKQNHPQSRVVFVGPCIAKKEEARQFPDAVDEVLGFDELWQWFKEEGLSPDRFEAVDFDPPHPQRARLFPVEGGALHTLSLSTDMLDTRVVAISGLVNCIDFLSQLQRGEIKHPPAFMELLACNGGCIAGPLMETAGDIFVRRQRIIEYFRARPPAAPLKGDEETKPLPLDVLRRRYRERKIYRPEPPEEAIKQILAQTGKYTPQDELNCGACGYNSCREKAAAVYWGMAEVQMCIPYMRRRAESMSNLVINAMPNGCIIVNRHLEILEVNPAAREMFGWQGKEITGRKLDQLLDATNFRRVLATGEPLNVLHTYDEHDRIIREVIFPLEKGEVVVGILVDITHEKRQQEELRQMKAQTIKRAQEVINKQMKVAQEIAGLLGETTAETKVLLSQLIRLMQE
- a CDS encoding [FeFe] hydrogenase, group A; its protein translation is MSTGKVTVDGHVVEINDARNILEVVRRAGIKLPTFCYHSELSVYGACRMCMVEVEGRGLVASCSTPPADGMVIHTSTPRTRRLRRMIIELLLANHDRECTSCGRSGSCKLQQLARQMGVTEVRFGQRDKKMPVDNTSPALVKNPNKCILCGDCVRMCKEVQGLGIWDFAFRGSKTQVTTAFGKPLQEVACVSCGQCVAVCPTGALTVKSEVDKVWDAIHDPDKVVVVQVAPAVRVAIGEEFGLLPGEKATGQMVAALRKIGFDRVFDTLFTADMTTIEEGMELLGRLEKGGRLPLFTSCCPAWVKYAEQFHADLLENLSTCRSPQQMFGSLVKKHYAREIGRSPEQVVCVSVMPCTAKKFEARRPEFTTGGVPDVDFVLTTMELAQMIKEAGIVFNELEPEVFDNPLGMGSGAAVIYGASGGVMESVVRFVAAQQSPGDVGRVDFYPVRGIQGIKEAELEIGGQNLKLAVVNGLANAEKLINRIKSGEAFYHAVEVMACPGGCLGGGGQPYPNNTASRLGRMKGLYALDRAEQLHRPQDNIFVTRALERWFGGPANANTHQALHTRYYPRRRISGKPVEVSDRREERPVEVAVCVGTNCYLKGSYDILNKFMTLARQMGIADYVHLKGTFCLEHCDRGVSIKVNDEIITNVTLDNAEEVFRTKIAIKAEPPWVV
- the nuoF gene encoding NADH-quinone oxidoreductase subunit NuoF, producing MLKSRQDLQALTERARGALEKEKLRILICAGTGCVANGSLGVYEAFREELVKRGLPYKLELVQEEENAGTALNISGCHGFCQMGPLVRFEPEGVLYLKVKKEDVPEIVEEHIVHKRPVERLLYHHPVTGQVVAREEDIPFYQNQVRVALELCGLVNPEDINDYLAHGGYQALEKALFEMTPEDVIKEVMDSGLRGRGGAGFPTGRKWAFARSAAGDKKYVICNGDEGDPGAFMDRSVMEGAPHRVLEGMMIAGYAIGADEGYIYVRAEYPLAVKRLKKAVADAEALGFLGDNILGSGFAFRIHIKEGAGAFVCGEETALIASIEGQRGMPRPRPPFPAQSGLWGCPTIINNVETLANVAPIISRGAGWFKQYGTPKSPGTKTFALAGQVAHTGLVEVPMGITLREVVFSIGGGLREGKKFKAVQIGGPSGGCLTEEHLDLPLDFDSLQQAGAMIGSGGMVVIGQDSCMVEVAKFFMTFVQNESCGKCVPCREGTRRMLELLTKITRGKATEDDLHLLEELALVVKDGALCGLGKTAPNPVLTTLRYFRDEYEAHVREKKCPAGVCKALLSYFIDQEKCRGCGLCARNCPVEAISGEKKQPHTIDLVKCIKCGTCMEKCKFGAVYTA
- the nuoE gene encoding NADH-quinone oxidoreductase subunit NuoE; amino-acid sequence: MEGTGRKFEKLQEIIARYGGKVSHLIAILQEVQQEYRYLPEEVLTYIATALNIPPAVVYGVATFYAQFSLVPKGKYVIRVCDGTACHVRGSEPIHFALRKELGLAEGQQTTDDLQFTVETVSCLGACGLAPVVTINDREVHGQMTPEDVLRVLRAIKSGESKEERREVHA
- a CDS encoding HTH domain-containing protein yields the protein MRFTRHDMIFLFALLVAAGTGLATLYNLVIIEMLVSGNTRQVGGAIHYALGLNLAFWALSVVVGAAGLWFYLRQRQYRDNTGHGYAGEHPAERVAPPCTEQMTELVRTVRETLEVIQPLVLHLTARQETAAGTTTVCDPVSPPGEHLRAGDSRPGERTGEDESEQEFWPDFPKGLNKVTLKQVLSYLEEHNETGVSSEEIATGVGLSRVTVRRYMDYLEQIGYVKVDLRYGTVGRPLKIYTLVNLFSS